From a region of the uncultured Desulfatiglans sp. genome:
- a CDS encoding hypothetical protein (Evidence 5 : Unknown function) produces the protein MSMKSFTIKAAKWGLAALALVIVLAGAVFAVLQTPWGKARLIEAVQSASRVGGVPTVHIEGLTGLLPFDFAVGAIELRDREGPWLRIEALDFRLGSVWPLFAGKLQVEHCRAAELRILRAAVSEPEAAPEEPGDPLKAVEDLLSRLAVGELRIERLSLQEAVMGEPAVFALDGALGEAGAERGCGIRILFERVDDGPATRLEGEAFVRPDAERLRVAFVFHEDPGGLLGKMASLPLPEGIEIRMEGDSAMDAWKGRLSAGAGSWGSAAFQLGLEIADAARLTLEGVLQPGDGVLPAEWAGWYPKAPEIAAAVRMDGLDKAVIDHLRIDTGALHLEGAGSFDLGKRRMEADFDLLAPDLSPLDALTGGGPKGRLTLSGVIEGPFERLTARLHPVLESFRMAEVQVGRFGGDLEAELTPAAEGASYGLRLAGQGTVEAFTVADRRPLGDSPLGWKISLSGPAAAGWGIETFELAAEGQQLTLSGSFDPQSVRGEAQVAFSSTDLSPLTSPWGLDFPGRSDLQLHVSAGGPGEVEAVLEGILSVSAAELPPGIPPALGGRWVVAVVCRLDAGSHAVFEDIRFEGERESVHASGTLDLASRKVDITARIRSGDIAAVARDLDLPLSGALAASAVVTGTLDAPEISLEAAGREFTAWGIPFPDLRLEGSLKGPFAEAAGEAGLSFTKETGVYAVAGAYALGAERITVEGIRVTAPGLAAEGRFHAAEGSIGGDLAGKVRDFTFLTPFVGEEAAGVSGAADFQLVLDPSPEGGTLTGELAGEGIRGSFGTIDAFQASGRVLRPLGQPAGEGRLELKGFRQAGFDVASLTLDLTADASGSLFEGRIEGAYGEPLAVELGGALGYGAGPLWMRIERLNGRYGAYPVLLVRPLRVEREEASFDVDDLALRFGSGLLQAKVHFDGERLEGRGAVIEWPLESLPPFQSANLRGTAEVDAVLDGSLERPIFEVDFKVKDLVSADPEFSGMPPVQIAGTARSAEGGISAAAGVRTQDREVLTIEALAPYAVSFSPAGARRIDGRKWSGRVEADIDLAMVDGLIDWEDQVLSGVLTADMRLGGAGETPVLAGGMKVVDGTYENLRTGTVLKDLSVEAACGPERIDITSARASDGGKGRLSAAGWVALDPENSFPLQVDLTLTNATLVRRIDATVATDGVLRLRGTLRDMLLAGRVVVGPAELRIPESLPPEVVTLDVVEINGAQDGPAAPEKKESATQSPGLRLRFDLAVSSLGRVFVRGRGLDSEWEGNLAVKGTADAPVLAGRLSLVRGRFAFLGKPFQLRKGVITFDGSTPPDPYIDVVAEAETGDVMARVSLAGTPSTLKLTLSSDPPLPPDEILSYILFRRTASRLNAAQALQLAAAIRTLAGGGGGLDFMSRTRRLLDVDQLQIKTPEDGQGDTALAAGKYIHEKVYLEVERGLGPDSGRITVDVEITPSVTWEADVGENSEGGIGIKWRRDY, from the coding sequence ATGTCGATGAAGTCTTTTACCATAAAAGCGGCCAAATGGGGTCTGGCTGCGCTCGCCCTGGTGATTGTTCTGGCAGGCGCAGTTTTCGCGGTTCTGCAGACGCCGTGGGGCAAGGCCCGCCTCATCGAGGCGGTTCAGTCCGCTTCGCGGGTCGGCGGTGTGCCGACGGTCCACATCGAGGGCTTGACGGGGCTTCTCCCCTTCGACTTCGCAGTCGGCGCCATCGAGCTTCGGGACCGTGAGGGCCCATGGCTCCGGATCGAAGCCCTCGACTTCCGCCTGGGGAGCGTGTGGCCCTTGTTCGCAGGGAAGCTCCAGGTCGAACACTGCCGCGCCGCGGAACTCAGGATTCTGCGTGCGGCCGTCTCCGAACCCGAAGCGGCACCCGAAGAGCCGGGCGATCCCCTGAAGGCCGTCGAGGATCTCCTCAGCCGCCTTGCGGTCGGCGAGCTGCGGATCGAGCGCCTGAGTCTGCAGGAGGCCGTCATGGGCGAGCCGGCGGTCTTCGCCCTGGACGGCGCGCTGGGAGAGGCGGGTGCCGAGCGCGGCTGCGGGATCCGGATCCTTTTCGAACGGGTGGATGACGGCCCGGCGACCCGCCTCGAAGGGGAGGCCTTCGTTCGGCCGGATGCCGAGCGGCTGCGCGTGGCGTTCGTGTTTCACGAGGACCCGGGAGGGCTTCTGGGAAAGATGGCGTCCCTTCCGCTTCCGGAGGGCATCGAGATCCGGATGGAGGGCGACAGCGCAATGGATGCCTGGAAGGGCAGGCTGAGCGCTGGAGCGGGGTCGTGGGGCTCCGCCGCGTTCCAACTGGGGCTCGAGATCGCCGATGCCGCCCGTCTGACCCTCGAAGGGGTCTTGCAGCCGGGCGATGGCGTTCTGCCCGCGGAGTGGGCCGGATGGTACCCCAAGGCGCCGGAGATCGCTGCGGCCGTCCGGATGGACGGCCTCGACAAGGCGGTGATCGATCACCTGAGGATCGACACGGGGGCTCTGCATCTCGAGGGGGCCGGGTCGTTCGATCTTGGAAAGCGCCGGATGGAGGCGGATTTCGATCTGCTCGCCCCGGACCTCTCCCCCTTGGATGCCCTTACGGGTGGCGGCCCGAAAGGGAGGTTGACCCTCTCGGGCGTGATCGAGGGGCCTTTCGAACGGTTGACGGCCCGGCTCCACCCCGTTCTCGAATCGTTCCGAATGGCGGAGGTGCAGGTCGGCCGGTTCGGGGGCGACCTCGAGGCGGAGCTGACGCCCGCAGCGGAGGGGGCCTCCTACGGACTGCGGCTGGCCGGGCAGGGGACGGTCGAGGCCTTCACGGTTGCGGACCGGCGGCCTCTCGGGGATTCGCCGCTCGGCTGGAAGATATCGCTTTCAGGGCCTGCCGCTGCCGGCTGGGGGATCGAGACGTTCGAACTTGCCGCCGAGGGGCAGCAGCTGACCCTGTCCGGATCATTCGATCCGCAGAGCGTGCGCGGCGAGGCGCAGGTCGCCTTCTCCTCCACGGATCTAAGCCCCTTGACTTCCCCCTGGGGCTTGGATTTTCCGGGCCGGTCCGATCTCCAGCTCCATGTCTCGGCGGGCGGGCCCGGGGAGGTCGAGGCCGTTTTGGAAGGGATTCTGTCGGTCTCGGCCGCGGAGCTTCCGCCCGGGATTCCGCCCGCTCTCGGGGGGCGATGGGTGGTTGCCGTCGTCTGCCGCCTCGATGCCGGGAGCCATGCGGTCTTCGAGGACATCCGGTTCGAAGGGGAAAGAGAGTCCGTCCACGCGTCGGGCACCCTCGACCTGGCAAGCCGAAAGGTCGATATCACAGCCAGGATCCGTTCCGGCGACATCGCCGCCGTAGCACGCGACCTCGACCTCCCCCTTTCGGGGGCGCTGGCGGCCTCCGCCGTGGTGACAGGGACGCTCGATGCGCCCGAGATCAGCCTCGAGGCGGCCGGGCGCGAATTCACGGCGTGGGGGATTCCCTTCCCGGACCTGCGCCTGGAAGGCTCCCTCAAGGGGCCTTTTGCCGAGGCGGCCGGCGAGGCTGGGCTTTCCTTTACAAAGGAGACGGGGGTGTATGCCGTCGCGGGGGCTTACGCCTTAGGGGCGGAGCGGATCACGGTCGAGGGCATCCGGGTGACCGCCCCCGGGCTGGCAGCGGAGGGGCGATTCCACGCAGCCGAGGGATCCATCGGGGGGGACCTGGCGGGAAAGGTCCGGGATTTCACGTTTCTGACCCCTTTCGTGGGTGAGGAGGCGGCCGGTGTGAGCGGGGCCGCCGATTTCCAACTGGTGCTCGATCCGTCCCCGGAGGGCGGCACGCTCACGGGGGAGCTCGCCGGAGAGGGGATCCGCGGATCCTTCGGAACGATCGATGCGTTCCAGGCATCCGGCCGGGTTCTTCGACCCCTGGGACAACCCGCGGGAGAAGGGCGCCTGGAACTGAAAGGCTTCCGCCAGGCCGGATTCGACGTCGCATCGCTGACATTGGACCTGACGGCGGACGCCTCAGGTTCGTTGTTCGAAGGACGGATCGAAGGGGCGTATGGAGAGCCCTTGGCGGTCGAACTGGGCGGCGCCCTCGGCTATGGAGCCGGGCCTCTCTGGATGAGGATCGAGCGGTTGAACGGGCGCTACGGGGCCTATCCCGTTCTGCTGGTCCGGCCTCTGAGGGTCGAACGGGAGGAAGCGTCGTTCGATGTGGATGACCTGGCGCTGCGCTTCGGCTCCGGCTTGCTGCAGGCAAAGGTGCATTTCGATGGGGAGCGCCTGGAGGGGAGGGGGGCTGTCATCGAATGGCCGCTGGAGTCGCTCCCCCCATTCCAGTCCGCCAACCTGAGGGGAACGGCCGAGGTCGACGCGGTCCTGGACGGGTCCCTCGAAAGGCCGATCTTCGAAGTGGATTTCAAGGTAAAGGACCTGGTGTCGGCAGACCCCGAATTTTCAGGGATGCCGCCGGTGCAGATCGCCGGAACCGCCAGGAGCGCGGAAGGAGGCATCTCGGCCGCCGCCGGCGTCCGCACGCAGGATCGCGAGGTCCTGACCATCGAGGCCTTGGCGCCCTATGCGGTCTCCTTTTCACCGGCCGGCGCACGCAGGATCGACGGGCGGAAGTGGTCCGGGCGGGTGGAGGCGGACATCGATCTAGCGATGGTCGACGGCTTGATCGACTGGGAGGACCAGGTCCTTTCGGGGGTCTTGACCGCCGACATGCGCCTCGGAGGCGCCGGGGAAACCCCGGTGCTGGCTGGCGGGATGAAGGTCGTCGACGGGACCTACGAAAATCTGCGAACGGGGACAGTCCTGAAGGATCTGTCCGTGGAAGCCGCCTGCGGCCCGGAGCGGATCGATATCACCTCGGCGCGGGCGAGCGACGGGGGAAAAGGAAGGCTCTCCGCTGCCGGCTGGGTGGCGCTCGATCCGGAGAACAGTTTCCCTCTGCAGGTGGATCTGACCCTCACCAACGCCACCCTGGTCCGGCGGATCGACGCCACGGTTGCAACGGATGGGGTGCTGCGGCTGAGGGGGACGCTGCGTGATATGCTGCTCGCCGGCCGGGTCGTTGTCGGTCCGGCGGAGCTGCGGATACCGGAGAGTCTGCCGCCCGAAGTCGTCACCCTCGATGTGGTCGAGATCAACGGCGCACAAGACGGTCCGGCGGCCCCGGAAAAGAAGGAGAGCGCAACGCAATCCCCGGGCCTTCGGCTGCGGTTCGACCTGGCGGTTTCGAGCCTGGGCCGGGTCTTTGTGCGGGGTCGGGGCCTCGATTCCGAATGGGAGGGGAACCTGGCCGTCAAGGGCACGGCGGACGCCCCGGTGCTGGCCGGCCGTCTGTCGCTCGTCAGGGGGCGGTTCGCCTTCCTCGGCAAACCGTTTCAGCTCAGGAAGGGCGTGATCACCTTCGACGGCTCCACGCCCCCGGATCCCTATATCGATGTGGTGGCCGAGGCTGAGACGGGCGATGTCATGGCCCGGGTGAGCCTCGCCGGGACGCCGTCGACCCTCAAGCTGACGCTTTCTTCGGACCCGCCGCTGCCTCCGGACGAGATCCTCTCCTATATCCTTTTCAGGCGCACCGCATCGCGGCTCAATGCGGCCCAGGCGCTTCAGCTCGCAGCCGCCATCCGCACCCTGGCCGGGGGCGGCGGAGGCCTCGATTTCATGAGCCGGACGCGGCGGCTTCTGGACGTGGACCAGCTCCAGATCAAGACCCCTGAAGACGGCCAGGGCGACACGGCCTTGGCTGCCGGGAAATATATCCATGAGAAGGTCTACCTGGAGGTCGAGCGGGGCTTGGGCCCGGACAGCGGACGGATAACCGTCGACGTGGAGATTACGCCCAGCGTCACCTGGGAGGCCGATGTCGGTGAGAACTCCGAAGGCGGCATCGGCATCAAATGGCGACGGGATTATTGA
- the ndhS gene encoding Nicotinate dehydrogenase small FeS subunit — translation MEIRFVLNGKETRLDTAPDRRVVDLLREDLGLTGTKEGCGSGECGACAVLVNGESRLGCLMLAAQLDGKTLTTIEGAAEDGRLQALQDTFVRCGAVQCGFCSPGMIVAAADLLGEGPEPGREAIREGLSGNLCRCTGYAKIVDAVQAAFETLQGGPNP, via the coding sequence ATGGAAATTCGCTTTGTCTTGAATGGGAAAGAAACGCGTTTGGACACGGCTCCAGACCGTCGGGTGGTCGACCTCCTGCGGGAGGACTTGGGGCTGACGGGGACCAAAGAGGGCTGCGGCAGCGGAGAGTGCGGGGCCTGTGCGGTCCTGGTGAACGGGGAAAGCCGCCTCGGATGCCTCATGTTGGCCGCGCAGCTGGATGGGAAGACTCTGACGACCATCGAGGGTGCTGCAGAGGACGGCCGCCTCCAGGCGCTCCAGGACACCTTCGTCCGGTGCGGGGCGGTGCAGTGCGGCTTCTGCTCGCCCGGCATGATCGTTGCCGCCGCGGACCTCCTGGGGGAGGGCCCTGAACCCGGCCGGGAGGCGATCCGCGAAGGCCTGAGCGGCAACCTCTGCCGCTGCACCGGGTACGCCAAGATCGTGGACGCCGTCCAGGCGGCGTTCGAGACGCTGCAGGGAGGCCCCAACCCATGA
- a CDS encoding Xanthine dehydrogenase, molybdenum binding subunit apoprotein — MNQDIPRIGRPFLRPDAASKAAGLEKYAADHYGEDLLWAGAKRAGIPHGRIRGVDIGAAAALPGVVAVLTGRDVPGTNRQGIVHKDQPVLCDDVVRHYGDPVALVIAEDRSALQKALGLVRLDIEPLPGVFGIDEALLPDAPLVHEGRPTGNTLLQTVIRKGDAEAALWSSPVRVEGIFEVPFIAHAFLETENGVARQEADGRIVLIVSTQAPFRDRWEVGHALGIPMDRIRIVGPYLGGGFGGKDGATVQCLLALAALHAGGRPVKMWWSREENFLAGYKRHAARMHYRLGASENGELQALDCRLYYDTGAYAHLGGEVMALGMEHASGPYRIPHTRIEGVCVYTNNPIGGAMRGFGVAQVSFAVERMMDRLAGRLGMDPLALRLRNALEQGDTNGCGVRLTQSTGIRACLEALREHPVWLGREAWKAEAGPFRKRGVGVAALWNAMGYGRGLPDSAIAKVELTREGAIRVYNGVSDMGQGNTSALFQIAGEILRQPETCIEGVQPDTERTYPSGSAAASRTTYTYGNALIQACEELRRRILGWAALMLFADTLDDLELLPGRVRYAKAGKEAALRDIAAMMRDEVRVCISQFIMPVALDAPKTGKEFVIGFPHLLFSHAAHLARVEVDELTGAVTVDTYCAATEAGRVLNPQTFEQQVEGAVAQGIGYALSEAVRVEEGRILTPDFATYIIPGAIDVPEIASIVVEDPEATGPFGLKGVGEVGMNGPLPSIANAVSDACGIEPDRAPLTGERILALMRGDSAASLTE; from the coding sequence ATGAATCAGGACATTCCCAGAATCGGACGACCTTTTCTCCGTCCGGACGCGGCGTCGAAGGCCGCCGGTCTGGAAAAGTACGCCGCCGACCATTATGGCGAAGACCTGCTGTGGGCCGGGGCCAAACGCGCCGGGATCCCCCACGGCCGCATCCGAGGCGTCGACATCGGGGCGGCTGCGGCGCTGCCGGGGGTGGTCGCCGTCCTGACCGGCCGGGATGTACCGGGAACCAACCGGCAGGGGATCGTCCACAAGGATCAGCCGGTCCTCTGCGACGACGTCGTGCGGCACTACGGCGATCCGGTCGCGCTCGTCATCGCGGAAGACCGTTCGGCGCTCCAAAAGGCCCTGGGCCTGGTTCGGCTGGACATCGAGCCTCTGCCCGGCGTTTTCGGGATCGACGAGGCGCTCCTCCCGGATGCGCCGCTCGTCCACGAAGGCAGGCCGACCGGGAACACGCTCCTCCAAACCGTGATCCGCAAAGGCGATGCGGAGGCGGCCTTGTGGTCCAGCCCGGTCCGGGTCGAAGGGATCTTCGAGGTCCCGTTCATTGCCCACGCCTTCCTGGAGACGGAAAACGGCGTCGCCCGGCAGGAGGCCGACGGCCGGATCGTTCTCATCGTTTCCACCCAGGCCCCGTTCCGGGACCGGTGGGAGGTCGGTCATGCCCTCGGCATTCCGATGGACCGGATCCGGATCGTCGGCCCTTACCTCGGCGGCGGGTTCGGCGGAAAGGACGGCGCCACGGTCCAGTGCCTCCTGGCCTTGGCGGCCTTGCATGCCGGGGGTCGGCCGGTGAAGATGTGGTGGTCGCGCGAGGAGAACTTCCTGGCGGGGTACAAGCGCCACGCGGCGCGTATGCACTACCGGCTCGGGGCATCTGAAAACGGTGAACTCCAGGCGCTCGACTGCCGGCTTTATTATGACACGGGGGCTTACGCGCACCTGGGCGGCGAGGTCATGGCGCTCGGAATGGAGCATGCCTCCGGACCCTATCGCATCCCGCACACCCGGATCGAGGGCGTGTGCGTCTACACGAACAACCCGATCGGCGGGGCCATGCGCGGCTTCGGGGTGGCCCAGGTGAGCTTCGCCGTCGAGCGGATGATGGACCGGCTGGCGGGGCGGCTGGGGATGGACCCGCTGGCCCTGCGGCTCCGAAACGCTCTCGAACAGGGCGATACGAACGGATGCGGCGTACGGCTGACGCAGTCCACCGGCATCCGCGCCTGCCTCGAAGCCCTGCGGGAGCACCCCGTGTGGCTCGGACGAGAGGCCTGGAAGGCGGAGGCCGGACCGTTCAGAAAACGGGGCGTCGGCGTGGCGGCCCTCTGGAACGCCATGGGGTACGGGCGCGGGCTGCCCGACTCGGCCATTGCCAAGGTGGAGTTGACACGGGAAGGGGCGATCCGGGTCTACAACGGGGTCAGCGACATGGGTCAGGGAAACACGAGCGCCCTCTTTCAGATCGCCGGCGAGATCCTGCGCCAGCCCGAAACGTGCATCGAGGGCGTGCAGCCGGATACGGAGAGGACCTACCCGTCGGGCTCGGCGGCGGCGAGCCGCACCACCTACACCTATGGAAACGCCCTGATCCAGGCCTGCGAGGAGCTGCGCCGCCGGATCCTGGGCTGGGCGGCGCTGATGCTTTTCGCCGATACGCTTGACGACCTCGAACTGCTTCCGGGGCGGGTGCGCTACGCGAAGGCGGGAAAAGAGGCCGCCCTCCGCGACATAGCGGCCATGATGCGGGACGAGGTCCGCGTCTGCATCAGCCAGTTCATCATGCCGGTGGCCCTGGATGCCCCGAAGACGGGGAAGGAGTTCGTGATCGGGTTTCCGCACCTCCTCTTTTCCCACGCCGCCCACCTTGCCCGTGTCGAGGTGGACGAACTGACGGGGGCCGTTACGGTCGACACGTATTGCGCAGCGACGGAGGCCGGGCGGGTGCTCAATCCTCAGACCTTCGAGCAGCAGGTCGAGGGAGCCGTCGCCCAGGGGATCGGCTATGCCCTGAGTGAGGCGGTGCGTGTGGAAGAGGGCCGCATCCTCACCCCCGATTTCGCGACCTACATCATCCCAGGGGCGATCGACGTACCGGAGATCGCCTCCATCGTTGTGGAGGACCCGGAGGCGACGGGGCCTTTCGGGCTGAAAGGCGTCGGGGAGGTCGGGATGAACGGGCCGCTCCCGTCCATCGCCAATGCGGTCTCGGATGCCTGCGGCATCGAGCCGGACCGTGCGCCCCTGACCGGGGAAAGGATTCTCGCGCTGATGCGCGGGGATAGCGCGGCATCGCTTACGGAGTGA
- a CDS encoding hypothetical protein (Evidence 5 : Unknown function): protein MPSITRQKFSFHPEMVFLAHLGVNLHVCLCGDLQVASAQPLDFLDIVQTKSRRETVGLSTRRV, encoded by the coding sequence ATGCCCTCCATCACTCGACAAAAGTTCAGTTTCCATCCGGAAATGGTCTTTTTGGCCCATCTCGGCGTCAATCTGCACGTTTGCTTGTGCGGCGACCTGCAGGTCGCCTCCGCGCAACCGCTTGATTTCCTTGATATTGTCCAAACCAAGTCCCGCCGCGAAACGGTGGGATTAAGCACCCGAAGGGTGTGA
- a CDS encoding putative Outer membrane protein (Evidence 3 : Putative function from multiple computational evidences) has product MYREIISGMFEILMKIHINILNSTSKRGNCAGAMPVSTRRPGLLARCRGLLITGLFAVIFLQGLSVSVLAETEREGIDTVVHIEGIEDFRLKRLVEASSVTLQERKSYPPATVRLLRRRVEEDIPRLRAVMRSEGYYDAQLGFEVDDKATPVRVVFTVTSGPLYTLRRVEIESAEGSMLPEERMPSAGDVGLHTGKAARARAVVDAEAALLRLVRGMGYPYPEIAERRVQVQHGARAMDVLFVLHSGPPARFGKVEITGLERLDEQVIRDLIPWKRGDPYDPAPVTVFQDRLRETGLLSVIRVEKGTVSKTDGELPLKVVLTERKPRTIATTLYYRTDEGFGGRFSWQNRNLLGEGERLGFTGTLSRFEQGGEFSFSKPWFLRQDQRLEATLRLADDKPDAYEARSYTGRLLIGRKLWETLELGVGVQAKASTVTQFEEKKRFKYLSFPVSLSWDGTKDLLDPQRGGRLALEASPNLDLERRETDFLKMLGTLTHYVPVIPNRRLILAGRVSAGIEPGPDVLEIPADERFYAGGGGSIRGYAYQSVGPLRDGAPIGGKALLEMSVEARFGVTDAIGAVLFLDGGSAFSDRILDDSADILWGTGVGLRYVTPIGPLRLDVGIPLNRRSDIDDPFQVYISLGQAF; this is encoded by the coding sequence TTGTACCGCGAAATCATTTCCGGGATGTTCGAAATCCTGATGAAAATCCATATTAACATCCTGAATTCCACCAGTAAAAGAGGAAATTGCGCCGGCGCCATGCCGGTGTCTACGCGGCGCCCGGGCTTGCTTGCACGCTGCCGCGGCCTTCTCATCACTGGACTGTTCGCGGTCATTTTTCTCCAGGGGTTGTCTGTCTCCGTCTTGGCTGAAACCGAGAGGGAGGGGATCGACACCGTCGTCCACATCGAAGGCATCGAGGATTTTAGGCTGAAGCGCCTGGTCGAGGCGTCATCGGTCACCTTACAGGAGCGCAAAAGCTATCCTCCCGCTACGGTCAGGCTGCTGCGCCGGCGCGTCGAGGAAGACATCCCCAGGCTGAGGGCGGTCATGCGGTCCGAGGGATATTACGACGCGCAGCTCGGCTTCGAGGTGGATGACAAGGCGACGCCGGTCAGGGTGGTCTTCACGGTGACATCCGGTCCGCTTTATACCTTGAGACGGGTGGAGATCGAATCGGCCGAAGGCTCGATGCTGCCGGAGGAGCGGATGCCCTCGGCCGGGGATGTCGGGCTTCACACCGGCAAGGCCGCCAGGGCGCGCGCGGTCGTCGATGCGGAGGCTGCCCTCCTTCGCCTGGTGCGCGGGATGGGATACCCTTATCCCGAGATCGCTGAGCGGCGGGTTCAGGTACAGCATGGGGCGCGTGCCATGGATGTCCTCTTCGTCCTTCATTCAGGGCCGCCCGCCCGCTTCGGCAAGGTCGAAATCACGGGCCTGGAGCGCCTGGACGAACAGGTGATACGGGATCTGATCCCCTGGAAGCGGGGGGATCCCTACGACCCCGCTCCTGTCACGGTGTTCCAGGACCGGCTGCGGGAGACCGGCCTGTTATCGGTCATCCGGGTGGAGAAGGGCACGGTCTCCAAGACCGATGGAGAACTTCCCCTCAAAGTGGTGTTGACGGAGAGAAAACCCCGGACGATCGCCACCACCCTTTACTACCGAACCGATGAGGGCTTCGGAGGGCGGTTTTCCTGGCAGAACCGGAACCTCCTGGGCGAGGGTGAACGCCTCGGCTTTACAGGAACCCTTTCCCGCTTCGAGCAGGGAGGCGAGTTCAGCTTCAGCAAGCCGTGGTTCCTCCGCCAGGATCAACGGCTGGAAGCGACTCTGCGGCTGGCCGATGACAAGCCGGACGCCTATGAGGCTCGCAGCTATACCGGCCGGCTGCTGATCGGGCGGAAACTGTGGGAGACCCTGGAACTGGGCGTCGGAGTGCAGGCCAAGGCCTCCACGGTGACGCAGTTCGAGGAGAAGAAGCGCTTCAAATACCTTTCCTTCCCGGTGTCTCTTTCGTGGGACGGGACAAAGGACCTGCTGGATCCGCAGCGAGGAGGCCGTCTTGCCTTGGAGGCATCCCCGAACCTGGACCTCGAACGGCGTGAGACGGATTTTCTGAAGATGCTCGGCACGCTGACCCACTACGTTCCTGTCATTCCGAACCGGCGTCTCATCCTGGCAGGCCGGGTTTCAGCGGGCATCGAGCCGGGGCCCGATGTCCTCGAGATTCCCGCCGACGAGCGTTTCTATGCCGGAGGAGGCGGCTCCATCCGGGGGTATGCCTACCAGTCCGTGGGTCCTCTCAGGGACGGTGCTCCCATCGGGGGCAAGGCCTTGCTGGAGATGTCGGTGGAAGCCAGGTTCGGCGTGACGGATGCCATCGGTGCCGTCCTGTTCCTGGACGGAGGCAGTGCCTTTTCCGACCGGATTCTGGATGACAGCGCCGATATCCTGTGGGGGACGGGCGTCGGCCTGCGCTATGTCACGCCCATCGGGCCGCTGCGTCTGGATGTGGGCATCCCCCTCAACCGCCGATCGGACATCGATGACCCCTTTCAGGTCTATATCAGTCTGGGGCAGGCCTTTTGA
- a CDS encoding Major facilitator superfamily MFS_1, with protein sequence MNDPAAPAKLMTAEFTSLCLIMGAAFCNISVFYSFYPYLETIGIPTAWRGFLVGLEPMSAFILRLVVLPWLNVRNAMRIILAGLLLLTAASWAYLWVDSVPGMIILRIIHGGVFVLLTSALIALAVIFIPQERSGQGFSVISIASIIPYAVIPPVSEALLPHLRNEADIYAAVSIFSILSLLLLAAARGRIGAAVRGLDTALMRRPTWPEIQENLHRRPVATLLFMLFLIYFTHATFFYFLKNLTVQIGTGEVGLFFSVSMIMMLIVRLTGTALFDRLDKRSTLRKTLALLIPCVVLLPHVPTSILYYVLAAVYGTCIGVGLPLLNALLFSASPPALKGLNTNLALFTMDLAYFCTPYLGGAVISFGADFRLLFYIAGGSATLALAMIAGKPGKNE encoded by the coding sequence ATGAACGACCCAGCCGCGCCGGCGAAGCTCATGACGGCCGAATTCACCTCCCTTTGCCTGATCATGGGGGCCGCCTTCTGCAATATCAGCGTCTTCTACAGCTTCTACCCCTATCTGGAAACGATCGGCATCCCCACGGCATGGCGGGGGTTCCTCGTCGGCCTCGAACCGATGTCCGCCTTCATCCTGCGCCTGGTGGTGCTGCCCTGGCTGAACGTGCGCAATGCGATGCGCATCATCCTGGCCGGGCTCCTTCTTCTGACCGCCGCCTCCTGGGCCTACCTGTGGGTGGATTCAGTCCCCGGCATGATCATCCTGCGGATCATCCACGGAGGGGTGTTCGTTCTGCTCACCTCGGCCCTCATCGCCCTCGCCGTGATCTTCATCCCTCAGGAAAGGAGCGGCCAGGGCTTCAGCGTCATCAGCATCGCATCGATCATTCCTTACGCGGTCATACCGCCCGTCTCGGAGGCGCTCCTGCCGCACTTGCGGAACGAAGCCGACATCTATGCCGCGGTCTCGATCTTCTCCATCCTCTCCCTCCTGCTTCTGGCCGCCGCGCGCGGCCGGATCGGCGCAGCCGTAAGAGGGCTCGACACGGCGCTGATGCGCCGCCCCACCTGGCCGGAAATCCAAGAAAACCTGCACCGCCGGCCGGTGGCCACCCTGCTCTTCATGCTGTTCCTGATCTATTTCACGCATGCGACCTTCTTCTATTTTCTGAAGAACCTCACCGTCCAGATCGGCACGGGGGAAGTGGGCCTCTTTTTCAGCGTTTCGATGATCATGATGCTGATCGTGCGCCTGACGGGGACCGCCCTTTTCGATCGGCTGGACAAACGCTCGACCCTCAGAAAGACCCTCGCCCTGCTCATCCCCTGTGTAGTTCTTCTGCCGCACGTTCCAACGAGCATCCTCTATTACGTCCTGGCGGCGGTCTACGGGACATGCATAGGCGTGGGACTCCCGCTGCTCAACGCCCTGCTCTTCTCTGCCTCCCCACCCGCCCTCAAAGGGCTCAACACCAATCTGGCCCTCTTCACGATGGACCTCGCCTACTTCTGCACCCCGTACCTCGGGGGAGCCGTCATCTCGTTCGGCGCCGATTTCAGACTGCTCTTCTACATCGCCGGCGGCTCCGCCACCCTCGCGCTGGCCATGATCGCAGGCAAACCTGGAAAAAACGAGTGA